One Microplitis demolitor isolate Queensland-Clemson2020A chromosome 2, iyMicDemo2.1a, whole genome shotgun sequence DNA segment encodes these proteins:
- the LOC103568462 gene encoding cyclin-dependent kinase 12 isoform X2, with the protein MPSSRDIERADRNGRFKSRRRDSVGSDINRHSFDNNEKRHRRHGKSGRSSGKKKKKRSRDKSLDGGVPRIASSVVKPLVEYSDVSSEDLSGPEAGEIQSEESRGGNSYTDGELGERLLRARYYGNSPKRPVGGGAGAGTDLRASPISISPSPPMHRHQRHYSPVEEPQQQVVHESPEYPEETRRYSRRKEKKHRREKKKKISLSPSSSSTSKKRKRKSKRASRSLSPEIIDERDHVIIEESPVHDKIMEKWPESPPLPLKDDTSPISPATPVKYSPHQQRSPSDMDLESPQRDEHNVTPPTSMMMSRRTESPHTPLLPPRPISPEKAYSKHMSPEVIKTSPNVHRTHHNDSPPATSSVRRRHSPSPASRRRDHSPPRRREFSPSPVIHRMRHSPSPRRREFSPSPTGHRRGRDPRSSGSPASKRRRREDMMRHRHHERERKEKRKTRVMRSPMSRGLPQTMSRSRSRSPGRWRKLSRSRSRSRRRSRTPKRSRSPGKLQRSVRKRSKSPRNRIPSPTQHRTRARSPMSLKAINLRSQAKINETTLFAEMVKDRNIKELAYKKYQAAKEKEVNSQDDVQIIEGTDEKDGSSTSFDSKTTDKSNGRADSKSVEVVDIPVPIPGSADTTTEALTPPLPTPASALQAPPPSVHNSPLPPNNGPLLPVNNVVNPPVKTPPPPPPPPQPESTHPGQAQITTTVPVITGNSLATPAASLAVTSPAVTSLSLTSTPTLTPTIPSSASTLPLTPTNAIAKFNTPNNLVPIKSIDPPKTPFIQFKTAKLSKLPLPPGINQNDLESIDSPPSRSPSPQRSSVKVGATPTKPGVKKSITELPMPPVVQGTDDYSGEDDPNATPPRGKLDRVAPKPKLKRPKILKKRNSRNCHVPMSASGGKDWGERCVDVFEVIAQIGEGTYGQVYKAQDKRAGVLVALKKVRLENEKEGFPITAVREIKILRQLNHKNIVNLREIVTDKQDAKDFRKDKGSFYLVFEYMDHDLMGLLESGMVDFNEMNNASIMKQLLDGLNYCHGKNFLHRDIKCSNILMNNRGEVKLADFGLARLYNAEDRQRPYTNKVITLWYRPPELLLGEERYGPAIDVWSCGCILGELFWKKPLFKANMEVMQLEMISRVCGTPTPAVWPSVIKLPLWHTLKVKKTHRRRLREDFSFMPSTALDLLDKMLELDPEKRITAADALKSAWLKNVEPECMPIPELPKWQDCHELWSKRRRRQLQEQENAGLN; encoded by the exons aacgttCGCGAGACAAATCTTTAGACGGTGGAGTTCCGCGAATCGCTTCATCGGTTGTTAAGCCGCTTGTTGAGTACTCGGATGTAAGTAGTGAAGATTTGTCGGGGCCGGAAGCTGGTGAAATACAGTCGGAAGAAAGTCGTGGTGGCAATAGTTACACGGACGGTGAATTGGGTGAACGTTTGTTGAGAGCTCGGTACTATGGTAACAGCCCAAAACGACCGGTTGGAGGTGGAGCTGGAGCTGGAACTGATCTCAGGGCATCTCCGATCAGCATATCGCCATCACCCCCGATGCATCGCCATCAGAGACATTACTCACCGGTTGAAGAACCTCAGCAGCAGGTTGTACACGAGTCCCCGGAATATCCGGAGGAAACGCGCCGGTACTCGAGGAGAAAAGAGAAGAAGCATAGACgagagaaaaagaagaaaataagtCTTAGTCCTAGTAGCTCGAGTACCTCGAAGAAGAGGAAGAGAAAGTCGAAACGTGCGTCAAGAAGTCTCAGTCCAGAGATTATTGACGAAAGAGATCATGTTATTATTGAGGAGAGCCCGGtacatgataaaataatgGAAAAGTGGCCGGAGTCACCGCCTTTGCCTTTAAAAGACGACACATCACCAATATCACCCGCGACACCTGTTAAATATTCACCTCATCAGCAGAGGTCGCCCAGTGATATGGATCTTGAGTCACCGCAACGTGACGAACACAACGTAACACCTCCGACATCGATGATGATGTCCAGACGAACTGAGTCTCCTCATACTCCGCTGCTGCCACCGAGGCCTATCTCTCCGGAGAAGGCTTACTCGAAGCATATGAGTCCTGAGGTAATTAAAACAAGTCCTAATGTACATCGTACTCATCACAATGACAGTCCGCCGGCAACCAGCAGCGTTCGTAGGCGACACAGTCCCAGTCCTGCGTCGAGACGACGGGACCACAGTCCGCCGAGAAGACGAGAATTCAGTCCAAGTCCTGTAATACACAGAATGCGACACTCTCCTAGTCCACGACGCCGTGAATTTAGTCCCAGTCCTACTGGACATCGTCGCGGTCGCGATCCCCGGTCCTCGGGGTCACCCGCAAGCAAACGGAGGAGGCGCGAAGACATGATGAGACATCGGCATCATGAGCGCGAGCGTAAAGAGAAGAGGAAGACAAGAGTAATGAGAAGTCCTATGAGTCGTGGGTTGCCTCAGACGATGTCGCGTTCCCGATCTCGCAGTCCCGGCAGGTGGAGGAAATTGTCACGGTCACGGTCTAGGTCAAGACGACGTAGTCGTACTCCAAAGAGGTCTCGCTCGCCGGGAAAATTGCAGCGTTCGGTAAGAAAACGGTCAAAGAGTCCTCGCAACAGAATACCCTCGCCTACGCAGCATCGCACACGCGCCAGAAGTCCCATGAGTCTGAAGGCCATAAATTTACGCAGTCAGGCCAAAATAAATGAAACGACTTTGTTTGCTGAGATGGTAAAGGACAGAAATATCAAGGAATTGGCTTACAAAAAGTATCAGGCAGCTAAAGAGAAGGAGGTAAACAGCCAGGACGACGTACAGATAATTGAAGGAACTGACGAGAAAGACGGCAGCAGCACGTCCTTCGACAGCAAAACTACAGACAAGTCCAACGGACGCGCGGATTCTAAATCTGTTGAAGTTGTTGATATTCCTGTGCCGATTCCCGGGTCCGCTGATACCACCACCGAAGCTCTAACTCCTCCACTTCCTACACCAGCTTCGGCACTTCAGGCTCCTCCGCCTAGTGTACATAACTCACCTTTGCCTCCCAATAATGGTCCTTTGTTACCAGTTAACAATGTCGTTAATCCTCCAGTTAAAACTCCACCTCCTCCTCCGCCTCCACCACAACCGGAGTCCACTCACCCTGGTCAAGCCCAAATTACCACGACAGTACCTGTTATCACTGGAAATTCACTTGCAACTCCAGCAGCAAGTCTCGCTGTTACATCTCCAGCAGTCACCTCATTGTCATTGACATCGACACCGACTCTGACACCAACGATACCATCATCAGCATCAACATTACCACTGACACCAACAAATGCCATTGCGAAATTCAATACTCCCAATAATTTAGTACCTATTAAATCAATAGATCCTCCAAAGACACCgttcattcaatttaaaacaGCAAAGTTATCAAAACTTCCTTTACCACCTGGTATAAATCAAAATGATTTAGAGAGCATTGATTCCCCGCCAAGTAGATCGCCAAGTCCCCAAAGATCTTCTGTTAAAGTTGGCGCCACTCCGACAAAACCGGGGGTCAAGAAAAGTATAACGGAGCTGCCGATGCCGCCGGTTGTCCAGGGTACTGATGACTACAGCGGCGAGGACGATCCTAATGCGACGCCACCACGAGGTAAACTGGACCGCGTTGCACCCAAGCCAAAGCTCAAGCGACCTAAAATACTGAAGAAGAGAAATTCTCGTAATTGTCATGTGCCAATGTCTGCTTCGGGTGGGAAAGACTGGGGCGAGCGGTGCGTTGACGTCTTCGAAGTTATTGCACAAATTGGTGAGGGCACTTATGGCCAGGTCTACAAGGCACAGGACAAACGCGCGGGGGTTCTTGTTGCGCTGAAAAAGGTCAGGctggaaaatgaaaaagaaggATTTCCAATAACTGCTGTCagggaaattaaaattttgagacagcttaatcataaaaatattgtcaacCTCAGGGAAATAGTCACGGACAAACAAGACGCTAAAGATTTTAGAAAAGACAAGGGATCATTTTATTTGGTCTTCGAGTACATGGACCACGATCTGATGGGTCTGCTGGAGTCGGGAATGGTTGATTTCAATGAAATGAACAACGCCAGTATAATGAAGCAGCTGCTGGATGGCCTCAATTATTGCcatggtaaaaattttctgcatcGTGACATCAAGTGCTCCAATATCTTGATGAATAATcg cggGGAAGTTAAATTAGCAGACTTTGGTTTAGCTCGACTTTACAACGCAGAAGATCGTCAGCGACCGTACACAAATAAAGTGATAACTCTGTGGTATCGACCACCCGAGTTATTACTTGGCGAAGAACGTTATGGTCCCGCCATAGATGTCTGGAGTTGTGGTTGCATACTCGGTGAATTATTCTGGAAGAAACCACTTTTTAAG gCAAACATGGAAGTGATGCAACTAGAAATGATTTCACGTGTTTGCGGTACACCAACGCCAGCAGTATGGCCTTCTGTGATAAAACTTCCACTATGGCATACTCTTAAAGTAAAAAAGACCCACCGTCGGCGGCTGAGAGAAGACTTTTCATTTATGCCGTCAACGGCACTCGATCTCTTAGACAAAATGTTAGAGTTGGATCCAGAAAAACGTATCACTGCTGCTGATGCTCTTAAAAGTGCCTGGTTAAAGAATGTTGAACCAGAGTg tatgcCTATTCCTGAGTTGCCTAAATGGCAAGACTGTCATGAACTTTGGAGTAAAAGACGACGTCGGCAGCTACAAGAACAAGAGAATGCGGG CTTAAATTGA
- the LOC103568462 gene encoding cyclin-dependent kinase 12 isoform X1, whose amino-acid sequence MPSSRDIERADRNGRFKSRRRDSVGSDINRHSFDNNEKRHRRHGKSGRSSGKKKKKRSRDKSLDGGVPRIASSVVKPLVEYSDVSSEDLSGPEAGEIQSEESRGGNSYTDGELGERLLRARYYGNSPKRPVGGGAGAGTDLRASPISISPSPPMHRHQRHYSPVEEPQQQVVHESPEYPEETRRYSRRKEKKHRREKKKKISLSPSSSSTSKKRKRKSKRASRSLSPEIIDERDHVIIEESPVHDKIMEKWPESPPLPLKDDTSPISPATPVKYSPHQQRSPSDMDLESPQRDEHNVTPPTSMMMSRRTESPHTPLLPPRPISPEKAYSKHMSPEVIKTSPNVHRTHHNDSPPATSSVRRRHSPSPASRRRDHSPPRRREFSPSPVIHRMRHSPSPRRREFSPSPTGHRRGRDPRSSGSPASKRRRREDMMRHRHHERERKEKRKTRVMRSPMSRGLPQTMSRSRSRSPGRWRKLSRSRSRSRRRSRTPKRSRSPGKLQRSVRKRSKSPRNRIPSPTQHRTRARSPMSLKAINLRSQAKINETTLFAEMVKDRNIKELAYKKYQAAKEKEVNSQDDVQIIEGTDEKDGSSTSFDSKTTDKSNGRADSKSVEVVDIPVPIPGSADTTTEALTPPLPTPASALQAPPPSVHNSPLPPNNGPLLPVNNVVNPPVKTPPPPPPPPQPESTHPGQAQITTTVPVITGNSLATPAASLAVTSPAVTSLSLTSTPTLTPTIPSSASTLPLTPTNAIAKFNTPNNLVPIKSIDPPKTPFIQFKTAKLSKLPLPPGINQNDLESIDSPPSRSPSPQRSSVKVGATPTKPGVKKSITELPMPPVVQGTDDYSGEDDPNATPPRGKLDRVAPKPKLKRPKILKKRNSRNCHVPMSASGGKDWGERCVDVFEVIAQIGEGTYGQVYKAQDKRAGVLVALKKVRLENEKEGFPITAVREIKILRQLNHKNIVNLREIVTDKQDAKDFRKDKGSFYLVFEYMDHDLMGLLESGMVDFNEMNNASIMKQLLDGLNYCHGKNFLHRDIKCSNILMNNRGEVKLADFGLARLYNAEDRQRPYTNKVITLWYRPPELLLGEERYGPAIDVWSCGCILGELFWKKPLFKANMEVMQLEMISRVCGTPTPAVWPSVIKLPLWHTLKVKKTHRRRLREDFSFMPSTALDLLDKMLELDPEKRITAADALKSAWLKNVEPECMPIPELPKWQDCHELWSKRRRRQLQEQENAGSSKRLKLEAGYNSQSNLEGLFESSFAVSPSYYYSPAKRTGAGPGVKDTFNHDTEDSLARKLNSLAGALGQGKPIRVDDLMSLRVDNQSDPKTVQLVSELHTELRLVANARPTGQLEAHLPLLIPPAEIHSNQKGNFDAHAVYAGDDAVSLGRWSQLATAGIKTALSALMSRYAMDNYKSPVTSIQHSGKLTGASQSQAIFPPPSSSTQSAFGS is encoded by the exons aacgttCGCGAGACAAATCTTTAGACGGTGGAGTTCCGCGAATCGCTTCATCGGTTGTTAAGCCGCTTGTTGAGTACTCGGATGTAAGTAGTGAAGATTTGTCGGGGCCGGAAGCTGGTGAAATACAGTCGGAAGAAAGTCGTGGTGGCAATAGTTACACGGACGGTGAATTGGGTGAACGTTTGTTGAGAGCTCGGTACTATGGTAACAGCCCAAAACGACCGGTTGGAGGTGGAGCTGGAGCTGGAACTGATCTCAGGGCATCTCCGATCAGCATATCGCCATCACCCCCGATGCATCGCCATCAGAGACATTACTCACCGGTTGAAGAACCTCAGCAGCAGGTTGTACACGAGTCCCCGGAATATCCGGAGGAAACGCGCCGGTACTCGAGGAGAAAAGAGAAGAAGCATAGACgagagaaaaagaagaaaataagtCTTAGTCCTAGTAGCTCGAGTACCTCGAAGAAGAGGAAGAGAAAGTCGAAACGTGCGTCAAGAAGTCTCAGTCCAGAGATTATTGACGAAAGAGATCATGTTATTATTGAGGAGAGCCCGGtacatgataaaataatgGAAAAGTGGCCGGAGTCACCGCCTTTGCCTTTAAAAGACGACACATCACCAATATCACCCGCGACACCTGTTAAATATTCACCTCATCAGCAGAGGTCGCCCAGTGATATGGATCTTGAGTCACCGCAACGTGACGAACACAACGTAACACCTCCGACATCGATGATGATGTCCAGACGAACTGAGTCTCCTCATACTCCGCTGCTGCCACCGAGGCCTATCTCTCCGGAGAAGGCTTACTCGAAGCATATGAGTCCTGAGGTAATTAAAACAAGTCCTAATGTACATCGTACTCATCACAATGACAGTCCGCCGGCAACCAGCAGCGTTCGTAGGCGACACAGTCCCAGTCCTGCGTCGAGACGACGGGACCACAGTCCGCCGAGAAGACGAGAATTCAGTCCAAGTCCTGTAATACACAGAATGCGACACTCTCCTAGTCCACGACGCCGTGAATTTAGTCCCAGTCCTACTGGACATCGTCGCGGTCGCGATCCCCGGTCCTCGGGGTCACCCGCAAGCAAACGGAGGAGGCGCGAAGACATGATGAGACATCGGCATCATGAGCGCGAGCGTAAAGAGAAGAGGAAGACAAGAGTAATGAGAAGTCCTATGAGTCGTGGGTTGCCTCAGACGATGTCGCGTTCCCGATCTCGCAGTCCCGGCAGGTGGAGGAAATTGTCACGGTCACGGTCTAGGTCAAGACGACGTAGTCGTACTCCAAAGAGGTCTCGCTCGCCGGGAAAATTGCAGCGTTCGGTAAGAAAACGGTCAAAGAGTCCTCGCAACAGAATACCCTCGCCTACGCAGCATCGCACACGCGCCAGAAGTCCCATGAGTCTGAAGGCCATAAATTTACGCAGTCAGGCCAAAATAAATGAAACGACTTTGTTTGCTGAGATGGTAAAGGACAGAAATATCAAGGAATTGGCTTACAAAAAGTATCAGGCAGCTAAAGAGAAGGAGGTAAACAGCCAGGACGACGTACAGATAATTGAAGGAACTGACGAGAAAGACGGCAGCAGCACGTCCTTCGACAGCAAAACTACAGACAAGTCCAACGGACGCGCGGATTCTAAATCTGTTGAAGTTGTTGATATTCCTGTGCCGATTCCCGGGTCCGCTGATACCACCACCGAAGCTCTAACTCCTCCACTTCCTACACCAGCTTCGGCACTTCAGGCTCCTCCGCCTAGTGTACATAACTCACCTTTGCCTCCCAATAATGGTCCTTTGTTACCAGTTAACAATGTCGTTAATCCTCCAGTTAAAACTCCACCTCCTCCTCCGCCTCCACCACAACCGGAGTCCACTCACCCTGGTCAAGCCCAAATTACCACGACAGTACCTGTTATCACTGGAAATTCACTTGCAACTCCAGCAGCAAGTCTCGCTGTTACATCTCCAGCAGTCACCTCATTGTCATTGACATCGACACCGACTCTGACACCAACGATACCATCATCAGCATCAACATTACCACTGACACCAACAAATGCCATTGCGAAATTCAATACTCCCAATAATTTAGTACCTATTAAATCAATAGATCCTCCAAAGACACCgttcattcaatttaaaacaGCAAAGTTATCAAAACTTCCTTTACCACCTGGTATAAATCAAAATGATTTAGAGAGCATTGATTCCCCGCCAAGTAGATCGCCAAGTCCCCAAAGATCTTCTGTTAAAGTTGGCGCCACTCCGACAAAACCGGGGGTCAAGAAAAGTATAACGGAGCTGCCGATGCCGCCGGTTGTCCAGGGTACTGATGACTACAGCGGCGAGGACGATCCTAATGCGACGCCACCACGAGGTAAACTGGACCGCGTTGCACCCAAGCCAAAGCTCAAGCGACCTAAAATACTGAAGAAGAGAAATTCTCGTAATTGTCATGTGCCAATGTCTGCTTCGGGTGGGAAAGACTGGGGCGAGCGGTGCGTTGACGTCTTCGAAGTTATTGCACAAATTGGTGAGGGCACTTATGGCCAGGTCTACAAGGCACAGGACAAACGCGCGGGGGTTCTTGTTGCGCTGAAAAAGGTCAGGctggaaaatgaaaaagaaggATTTCCAATAACTGCTGTCagggaaattaaaattttgagacagcttaatcataaaaatattgtcaacCTCAGGGAAATAGTCACGGACAAACAAGACGCTAAAGATTTTAGAAAAGACAAGGGATCATTTTATTTGGTCTTCGAGTACATGGACCACGATCTGATGGGTCTGCTGGAGTCGGGAATGGTTGATTTCAATGAAATGAACAACGCCAGTATAATGAAGCAGCTGCTGGATGGCCTCAATTATTGCcatggtaaaaattttctgcatcGTGACATCAAGTGCTCCAATATCTTGATGAATAATcg cggGGAAGTTAAATTAGCAGACTTTGGTTTAGCTCGACTTTACAACGCAGAAGATCGTCAGCGACCGTACACAAATAAAGTGATAACTCTGTGGTATCGACCACCCGAGTTATTACTTGGCGAAGAACGTTATGGTCCCGCCATAGATGTCTGGAGTTGTGGTTGCATACTCGGTGAATTATTCTGGAAGAAACCACTTTTTAAG gCAAACATGGAAGTGATGCAACTAGAAATGATTTCACGTGTTTGCGGTACACCAACGCCAGCAGTATGGCCTTCTGTGATAAAACTTCCACTATGGCATACTCTTAAAGTAAAAAAGACCCACCGTCGGCGGCTGAGAGAAGACTTTTCATTTATGCCGTCAACGGCACTCGATCTCTTAGACAAAATGTTAGAGTTGGATCCAGAAAAACGTATCACTGCTGCTGATGCTCTTAAAAGTGCCTGGTTAAAGAATGTTGAACCAGAGTg tatgcCTATTCCTGAGTTGCCTAAATGGCAAGACTGTCATGAACTTTGGAGTAAAAGACGACGTCGGCAGCTACAAGAACAAGAGAATGCGGG ATCATCAAAAAGACTTAAGTTAGAGGCAGGATACAATTCGCAGTCAAATTTAGAAGGTTTATTCGAGAGTTCTTTTGCTGTTTCGCCGTCTTATTACTACAGTCCAGCCAAGCGAACTGGAGCTGGACCAGGAGTCAAAGATACTTTTAATCATGATACGGAGGATAGTCTTGCcaggaaattgaattctctaGCTGGTGCTCTGGGTCAAGGTAAACCCATTCGTGTTGATGACTTGATGTCTCTCCGCGTTGACAATCAg AGTGATCCAAAAACTGTACAATTGGTATCAGAATTGCATACAGAATTACGTCTGGTAGCAAATGCACGACCAACTGGTCAACTAGAAGCACATTTGCCATTATTAATTCCTCCCGCAg aaattcaTTCAAATCAAAAAGGTAATTTTGATGCCCATGCAGTTTACGCTGGAGATGATGCTGTAAGTTTAGGGCGATGGTCACAGCTTGCAACTGCTGGTATTAAGACAGCATTGTCTGCTCTTATGTCACGTTACGCTATGGATAATTATAAATCCCCGGTGACAAGCATCCAGCATTCAGGTAAATTGACTGGAGCGTCACAGTCACAGGCTATTTTTCCGCCACCCTCTTCGTCTACGCAATCTGCATTTggttcttaa